A stretch of the Polluticoccus soli genome encodes the following:
- a CDS encoding SDR family oxidoreductase: protein MPYAIITGATQGIGKAVAEKLLSHGFSVAICARSHNDLHAVETEWKQRFPSAQIIAHRADLSVKQDVLSFARQVLERFPVIDVLVNNAGLFFPGTLIGEPEGHMETLMNVNFFSAYHLTRQVVPAMQKNKSGHIFNMCSVASLKAYPNGGAYGITKYALLGFSDNLRIELMPDNIKVTAICPGATQSRSWEGAGIPAERMMEANDVAEIVWSAYSLSAAANVETIVMRPIKGDI from the coding sequence ATGCCATATGCCATCATAACAGGAGCCACGCAAGGAATAGGCAAGGCCGTAGCAGAGAAACTATTGTCGCACGGTTTTTCGGTAGCTATCTGCGCCCGCAGCCACAATGACCTGCACGCGGTAGAGACTGAATGGAAGCAGCGCTTTCCCTCGGCACAGATCATCGCCCACCGCGCCGACCTGTCCGTAAAGCAGGATGTGCTGTCGTTTGCCCGCCAGGTGCTGGAGCGTTTCCCGGTTATTGATGTGCTGGTGAACAATGCAGGCCTGTTCTTCCCGGGTACCCTCATCGGCGAACCAGAGGGTCATATGGAAACCCTGATGAATGTCAACTTCTTCAGCGCTTACCACCTTACCCGCCAGGTAGTACCCGCCATGCAGAAAAACAAAAGCGGACACATATTTAATATGTGTTCGGTTGCCAGCCTGAAGGCCTATCCTAACGGCGGTGCCTACGGTATCACCAAATATGCGTTGCTTGGCTTCAGCGACAACCTTCGTATTGAGCTGATGCCCGATAATATCAAAGTGACAGCTATCTGCCCGGGAGCCACCCAAAGCCGCTCGTGGGAAGGAGCAGGAATACCTGCAGAACGCATGATGGAAGCCAATGACGTTGCCGAAATTGTATGGTCTGCTTATAGCCTCAGTGCCGCAGCTAATGTTGAAACCATAGTTATGAGGCCAATTAAAGGAGATATATAA
- a CDS encoding BatD family protein, which translates to MTRNSNMWRFSIVLVLLFTACKTVLAQNVVFTTNASAERIGADDQLQISYTIQDAQNLQTINPQGLTKDFRILGGPYQSNNSQVSYANGQMQQTTSISITYVVQARHTGRLVIPGAVAKDADGHTYQSNNLAVQVVQGSLQPRRQQAMQAYDPFTDDPFTAMMQQRQRQLQAMRQQQQQQQQQPQAATKDVDLSKDLFIRVAVDKSKVHVGEQITASYKLYARLPMNVSISKLPSLNGFWTQDFDIPRNNPKPTEEIVNGKKYQVFLLKKSALFPQQTGTLELDPAEAEGVARIVQQVKQRNPFADYFDDPFGFGSMMMNDPFFNDDFFNSVAYRDVKVKLKSTPVKVTVTPLPEKDKPADYGGAVGNFTVSAKTDKTQLTTDDVLNFKMTITGSGNLKLIEAPKLNLPNGLSAFDPQIIDTVTGRSTTISGSKIITYAISANTPGDYEIPSVPFTYFNPQSGAYVTLNTQPVKVRVTQGKNKPSNRNTQLADIHDIDKKPLNNIGYDSKPLFFTAGYWSMYAAPLFAFLGLLVWRRREDELSKDVVALKNRRANKVALKRLGTAQKLLQQNNAKQFYEEVSKAIWLYLSDKLNIPLSELSRERAQEALQARKIPLELQQDAERVIDQCETSLYAPNMSGSAQMSQTYQQAVDVISKLEEVFK; encoded by the coding sequence ATGACACGCAATAGTAACATGTGGCGGTTTAGTATTGTATTGGTGCTGTTGTTTACAGCATGTAAAACCGTATTAGCCCAAAACGTGGTATTCACTACGAATGCCAGCGCAGAGAGGATAGGAGCAGACGATCAGTTGCAGATCAGTTATACTATCCAGGATGCACAAAACCTGCAAACCATTAACCCACAGGGACTCACAAAAGATTTTCGCATACTGGGCGGACCATACCAGTCCAACAACAGCCAGGTATCGTATGCCAATGGCCAGATGCAGCAAACTACCAGCATTTCTATTACTTACGTAGTGCAGGCAAGGCACACCGGCCGTTTAGTTATACCCGGCGCCGTTGCCAAAGATGCCGACGGACATACTTATCAATCAAATAACCTGGCCGTGCAGGTAGTACAGGGTTCATTGCAGCCTCGCCGCCAGCAGGCGATGCAGGCCTACGATCCGTTTACCGACGATCCGTTCACAGCCATGATGCAACAGCGCCAGCGCCAGTTGCAGGCAATGCGCCAACAGCAACAGCAGCAGCAACAACAACCGCAGGCTGCCACTAAAGATGTTGACCTCAGCAAAGACCTGTTCATTCGCGTGGCAGTAGATAAGAGTAAAGTACATGTGGGTGAGCAGATAACAGCCAGCTACAAACTGTATGCACGCCTGCCGATGAATGTGAGCATATCCAAGCTGCCTTCGCTCAATGGCTTCTGGACGCAGGATTTCGATATCCCAAGGAATAATCCAAAGCCTACCGAAGAGATCGTGAACGGCAAGAAATACCAGGTGTTCCTGCTGAAAAAATCGGCACTGTTCCCGCAGCAAACCGGTACGCTTGAGCTTGACCCTGCCGAAGCTGAGGGTGTAGCGCGTATAGTACAGCAGGTAAAACAGCGCAATCCGTTTGCCGATTATTTTGACGATCCGTTTGGCTTTGGTAGCATGATGATGAACGACCCGTTCTTCAACGATGATTTCTTCAACAGCGTTGCCTACCGTGATGTGAAGGTGAAACTGAAAAGCACACCGGTGAAAGTAACAGTTACACCGCTGCCTGAAAAAGACAAACCAGCAGATTATGGCGGTGCTGTGGGCAACTTTACCGTAAGTGCCAAGACCGATAAAACACAGCTCACTACCGACGATGTACTGAATTTCAAAATGACCATCACGGGCAGTGGTAACCTTAAGCTGATAGAGGCGCCAAAACTGAACCTGCCCAATGGCCTGAGCGCTTTTGATCCGCAAATAATAGATACGGTCACTGGCCGCAGTACTACCATCAGCGGCTCCAAGATCATTACCTATGCTATTTCCGCCAATACCCCCGGCGATTACGAGATACCATCAGTTCCATTCACTTATTTCAATCCACAGTCGGGTGCTTATGTAACATTGAATACGCAACCAGTAAAGGTGCGTGTGACGCAGGGCAAGAACAAACCATCTAACCGCAATACTCAGCTTGCCGATATTCATGACATCGACAAAAAGCCGTTGAACAACATTGGCTATGATAGCAAGCCCCTGTTCTTTACTGCAGGTTACTGGTCAATGTATGCAGCTCCATTGTTTGCATTCCTGGGACTGCTGGTATGGAGGAGGAGAGAAGATGAACTGTCGAAAGACGTGGTGGCGCTGAAGAACAGGCGTGCTAATAAAGTAGCCCTCAAACGACTGGGTACTGCGCAGAAGCTGTTGCAGCAAAACAATGCAAAACAGTTCTATGAAGAAGTATCAAAAGCCATCTGGCTCTACCTGAGCGATAAGCTAAATATCCCGTTGTCGGAACTGAGCCGTGAACGCGCGCAGGAAGCCCTGCAGGCAAGAAAGATACCTTTAGAACTACAACAAGATGCAGAGCGGGTTATAGACCAATGCGAGACCTCGCTGTATGCACCGAATATGAGTGGCAGCGCGCAGATGTCGCAGACGTATCAGCAGGCGGTAGATGTTATCAGTAAACTGGAGGAGGTATTCAAATGA
- a CDS encoding tetratricopeptide repeat protein, translating to MRLIALLCILLGSLSVSAKSDYFEQLWQKGNSYYAQKQYDSAAAYFEKLVAEKPTKAEIYYNLGNAYYRLNQIGLAVLNYERALQLDPSNNTAKDNLALTQARISNRIQASPDIFFVSWWKALTSGNKAGAWAIVSLTLFIAFIALLLARRFGKLQMMPVQVVGITAAIWAVCLVFSFFAAQRNADSGQAVVMQNDAPLYADPRAGKSQSLIPEGTTVRWKGSTSGWVEVSLPDGRTGWMKQAQLERI from the coding sequence ATGAGACTCATAGCACTATTGTGTATCCTGCTTGGTTCGCTCAGTGTCTCGGCAAAGTCTGACTATTTTGAACAGCTGTGGCAGAAAGGCAATAGCTATTATGCACAAAAGCAGTACGATAGCGCCGCAGCATATTTTGAGAAGCTGGTAGCCGAGAAGCCAACTAAAGCTGAGATCTATTACAACCTCGGCAACGCTTATTACAGGCTCAACCAAATTGGTCTTGCCGTACTCAACTATGAGCGTGCGCTCCAGTTAGATCCTTCTAATAATACGGCGAAAGATAACCTGGCACTCACACAAGCCCGCATCAGCAACCGCATACAGGCCTCTCCCGATATCTTCTTTGTAAGCTGGTGGAAGGCGCTGACAAGTGGCAACAAGGCCGGTGCATGGGCAATTGTCTCACTTACACTCTTTATAGCGTTTATAGCTCTGCTGTTAGCACGTCGTTTCGGTAAACTGCAAATGATGCCCGTGCAGGTAGTAGGTATTACTGCAGCAATCTGGGCAGTATGCCTGGTGTTTTCATTCTTTGCGGCCCAGCGCAATGCTGATAGTGGACAGGCGGTAGTAATGCAAAACGATGCGCCGCTATATGCCGATCCACGCGCGGGCAAATCGCAAAGTCTCATCCCTGAAGGCACGACAGTAAGATGGAAGGGCTCCACGTCAGGATGGGTAGAAGTATCGTTGCCTGATGGTCGCACTGGCTGGATGAAGCAAGCCCAGCTGGAAAGAATCTGA
- a CDS encoding polysaccharide deacetylase family protein, with protein sequence MAYSVKTPWWLRSVYGKQVWRMPKEDQPAVYLTFDDGPHPTATPFVLDQLKQYGAKATFFCIGKNIEEFPDIYQRILDEGHTVGNHTQNHVNGWKTDTEAYLDDVKQATKHIKSKLFRPPYGRISRVQSNFMIQAGWKIIMWDVLSGDFDLELTPEKCLQNVEKHMEPGSIVVFHDSEKAWARMYYALPKVLAFCKDKNWELKAIPNE encoded by the coding sequence ATGGCATATTCAGTAAAAACGCCATGGTGGCTCAGGAGTGTCTATGGCAAGCAGGTCTGGCGTATGCCCAAAGAAGACCAGCCAGCAGTTTACCTCACCTTCGACGATGGGCCGCATCCAACAGCTACACCTTTCGTGCTGGATCAACTGAAACAGTATGGGGCGAAAGCGACGTTTTTTTGCATCGGTAAGAATATTGAGGAGTTCCCGGACATCTATCAGCGGATATTGGATGAAGGGCATACAGTGGGTAATCATACGCAAAACCACGTCAATGGCTGGAAGACTGATACAGAAGCCTACCTCGATGATGTAAAGCAAGCAACCAAACATATAAAGAGCAAGTTGTTCAGACCTCCGTATGGAAGGATATCCAGAGTGCAGTCCAACTTTATGATACAGGCCGGCTGGAAGATCATTATGTGGGATGTGCTGAGCGGCGATTTTGACTTGGAACTGACGCCTGAGAAGTGCCTGCAGAATGTAGAGAAACACATGGAGCCCGGTTCAATAGTGGTGTTCCATGATAGCGAGAAGGCATGGGCACGCATGTACTATGCATTGCCAAAGGTTTTAGCATTTTGTAAGGATAAGAACTGGGAGCTTAAAGCAATACCGAACGAATGA
- a CDS encoding TatD family hydrolase: MILIDTHTHLYDEQLAPDNHEMIQRAIDAGVKRMYMPNCDSTTIDGMMKIAGEWPENCFPMMGLHPVYVKENYKDELATVEQWLAKQKFYAIGEIGLDYYWDKTFVNQQLEAFETQIDWALQYDLPIVIHSRESTQACIDVVKKKQNGRLKGIFHCFSGTEDEARQIIDLGLYLGIGGVVTFKKANLADVVKNVALDHMVLETDAPYLAPVPYRGKRNESGYIPLIATKIAELKGADIADVATITTQNAEKVFGK, translated from the coding sequence ATGATACTGATAGACACACATACACACCTGTACGATGAACAACTGGCGCCTGATAACCATGAGATGATCCAGCGGGCTATCGATGCCGGTGTCAAGCGGATGTATATGCCCAACTGCGATTCTACTACCATTGATGGAATGATGAAGATAGCAGGTGAGTGGCCGGAGAACTGTTTCCCGATGATGGGGTTGCATCCCGTGTATGTAAAGGAGAACTATAAAGACGAACTGGCGACAGTGGAGCAATGGCTGGCCAAGCAGAAGTTCTATGCGATCGGGGAAATAGGCCTGGATTATTATTGGGACAAGACCTTCGTTAATCAGCAGCTGGAAGCATTTGAAACACAAATAGACTGGGCGCTGCAATACGACCTGCCCATCGTCATACACAGCCGCGAATCAACGCAGGCCTGTATAGATGTGGTAAAGAAGAAACAGAATGGCCGGCTGAAAGGCATCTTCCACTGCTTTAGCGGTACCGAAGACGAAGCCAGGCAGATCATTGATCTCGGTTTGTATCTAGGCATCGGGGGGGTAGTGACCTTCAAAAAAGCCAACCTTGCGGATGTAGTGAAGAACGTGGCGCTGGATCATATGGTATTAGAGACTGATGCGCCCTACCTGGCACCGGTTCCTTACAGGGGTAAGCGCAATGAAAGCGGTTATATACCTCTCATAGCAACCAAAATAGCCGAACTAAAAGGAGCGGATATAGCTGATGTAGCCACCATTACCACCCAAAACGCTGAAAAAGTTTTCGGTAAGTGA
- a CDS encoding NAD(P)/FAD-dependent oxidoreductase, producing the protein MAQKRVVILGAGFAGLQLARNIKDSGYDITIIDQYNFHQFQPLFYQVATARLEPSSISFPLRKIFQGKKNVHVRVAKGINVDIANNLVETDECNFQYDYLIVATGCTTNFFGNKNLERYAYPMKSTTEAITLRNRILLNFEDALHCSPDDYEGIMNIVVAGGGPTGVEMAGSLAEMKKYVLPRDYPDMDFSKLQIHLVEGGPATLGAMSKASQRKSQEFLERMGVKVWTNTLVEDYDGRVITLKDGKTIRTSNLIWAAGVTGNLPTGIPKETVVRGNRIKVDEYNRVEGHPNIFALGDIAYMETKEWPKGHPQLANVAINQAKHMAKNMKHMLKGGELKKFTYKNPGTMATIGKRKAVVDLPAFSFQGFFAWLFWMFLHLMLILSVKNKLIIFINWAISYFTNDTTLRLILLPTRKQIDLAKQHHQLIDN; encoded by the coding sequence ATGGCCCAAAAGCGTGTAGTGATTCTAGGGGCAGGCTTCGCAGGTCTGCAATTGGCGAGGAACATTAAGGATAGCGGGTACGATATCACCATAATAGATCAATATAATTTCCACCAATTTCAGCCGTTATTTTACCAGGTAGCCACTGCCAGGCTCGAACCAAGTTCTATATCGTTCCCACTTCGTAAGATATTCCAGGGCAAAAAAAACGTACATGTGCGCGTGGCAAAGGGTATCAATGTAGATATAGCCAACAACCTTGTAGAAACCGACGAGTGTAACTTTCAATATGACTACCTGATAGTAGCAACCGGCTGCACAACCAACTTCTTTGGTAATAAAAACCTTGAGCGGTACGCCTACCCAATGAAGTCTACAACAGAAGCGATCACACTTCGTAACCGCATCCTGCTGAATTTCGAAGATGCTCTGCATTGTAGCCCCGACGACTACGAGGGTATTATGAATATTGTCGTGGCAGGCGGCGGACCTACAGGTGTAGAAATGGCCGGCTCATTGGCGGAGATGAAGAAATATGTGCTCCCAAGGGATTATCCAGACATGGATTTTTCAAAACTGCAGATACACCTGGTAGAAGGGGGACCCGCAACACTGGGCGCGATGAGCAAAGCGTCACAGCGCAAATCGCAGGAATTCCTGGAACGCATGGGCGTTAAGGTATGGACCAACACCCTTGTTGAAGATTACGACGGGCGCGTGATCACCCTGAAAGATGGCAAAACCATTCGTACTAGCAACCTGATATGGGCTGCGGGTGTTACTGGCAACCTTCCAACCGGTATACCAAAAGAAACGGTTGTTCGCGGCAACCGCATCAAGGTTGATGAATACAACCGCGTTGAAGGTCATCCCAACATCTTCGCCCTTGGGGACATTGCTTATATGGAAACTAAAGAGTGGCCTAAAGGACATCCTCAATTGGCTAATGTGGCCATCAATCAGGCTAAACACATGGCCAAGAATATGAAACACATGCTGAAAGGCGGGGAATTAAAAAAGTTCACCTACAAAAACCCAGGCACTATGGCTACGATCGGCAAGCGTAAGGCTGTGGTTGACCTGCCCGCATTTAGCTTCCAGGGATTCTTTGCTTGGTTGTTCTGGATGTTCCTGCACCTCATGCTCATACTTAGCGTAAAGAACAAGCTGATCATCTTTATCAACTGGGCTATCAGCTACTTTACCAACGATACTACATTGCGGCTTATTTTGCTACCGACAAGGAAACAAATAGATTTGGCAAAGCAGCACCATCAGCTTATAGATAATTAA
- a CDS encoding diphthine--ammonia ligase — MKVVLNWSSGKDAALAYYHLLQNSNYRVVKLLTTVNLEHGRVVMHGVREQLLDAQSKQMNVPVKKIYLPASPDDVTYKTAMQLALEELQKEDIAISAFGDIFLEDLRAYREQQLATLGMTALFPLWKKDTRGMVGELEDIGIEAMVVCVNAKYLDESFLGRKVDRQFLADLPANVDPCGENGEFHTFVYNAPFFDTPIAVSKGESVYREYGEGELRSGFYFLDIDV; from the coding sequence ATGAAGGTCGTTTTAAACTGGAGCTCTGGTAAGGACGCGGCACTGGCGTATTACCACCTGTTGCAAAACAGTAACTATCGTGTTGTAAAGCTATTGACAACTGTAAATCTTGAACATGGAAGGGTAGTAATGCATGGCGTACGTGAGCAGCTGCTGGATGCGCAATCCAAACAAATGAACGTTCCGGTAAAGAAGATATACCTGCCGGCGTCTCCTGATGATGTAACCTATAAGACTGCGATGCAACTGGCTTTGGAAGAGTTGCAAAAGGAAGATATAGCCATTTCCGCCTTCGGCGATATTTTTCTTGAAGACCTGAGAGCTTATAGAGAACAGCAGCTCGCTACATTAGGCATGACGGCTTTATTCCCCTTATGGAAGAAAGATACCAGGGGAATGGTGGGCGAGCTAGAAGATATAGGTATTGAAGCAATGGTTGTGTGCGTAAATGCAAAGTATCTCGACGAATCTTTCCTTGGCCGAAAGGTAGATAGGCAATTTCTTGCCGATCTACCCGCCAACGTTGATCCCTGTGGAGAGAATGGGGAGTTTCACACGTTTGTTTATAATGCACCATTCTTCGACACTCCAATAGCTGTCAGCAAAGGAGAGTCTGTATACCGAGAGTACGGCGAAGGGGAGCTTCGATCGGGATTTTATTTTCTTGATATCGATGTATAA